The Oncorhynchus tshawytscha isolate Ot180627B unplaced genomic scaffold, Otsh_v2.0 Un_contig_3296_pilon_pilon, whole genome shotgun sequence genomic interval TGTATAGAGTAGTTATAAAGTATTTCTACAGATTGTGTTGAACATAGTACTTTCCTGATATGTTACTTTACTTTCTGGTCCTACAGAGCCCAGGGAAGGTCTCAGGTCCTGTATCTGTCAAGAAtggcctctctcctcttgtgACCTCAGCACACCGGACCCTGGCTGAAGCCCTACGGGCCCTGCCCTCTGCTGTAGGCTCTCCCTACCCAGTAAATGTTCCAAGGCCTCGGACTCCTCTCAACCCTGTCATTATCGCTCCGCCCCGAACAGAGAACTTCCCATACCGCCACAGCCCTCGCCTGGCTCCCATCACCAACCTGAGCGAGACCGGCAGGAAGCTGCTCCAGGAAATGGCTGGAGTGGCCCCACAGGTGAGAGGAAATACAAGAAGGGAATATTGGCCGTAAGTCCTTCTCTAGTATAGTATAGCTCTAGGTATAGCAGCTCAAGAGAAGAGAAAACCAATAAGCTTACATTAATTTATCTCCTTGTCCAAAATATTCAGGAAGGGAAGGTCAATAAGAAAAAGAAGAGCAAGGCCAAAAAAGAATTGAAGCAAGAGAAGGCCAGTAAGACGCAACAGATGCGAAATGTTGGAGAAAGTAAGGAGGATGACAAGAAAGAGGAAAAGAAGAGTctgaggaagaggtgaggaaatAGATGAGGGAGAAGTGGAACATCACCAgggaatactagactagagaattAGAGAAATAGACTGAGGTAGCAGAGAAAGAGCAGCTATCTGATGTGTAAGTGGAAACTTAAGCAATAAGTTACGAGaaggtgtgatatatggccaatatatcacggctaagggctgttcttatgtacgacgcaacacgg includes:
- the LOC121842863 gene encoding uncharacterized protein LOC121842863 isoform X3 — its product is MDRNDERIKRALRRRPYVLKPVRVNTPDSMLWPTGKVHRRPKPSGRVTRLIERKYDDVISSSSSDDFSIYSFTDCESECDDEDHERRTPKLKVENGKVTKLDVRDMDEDDLSLHSFDESDFLSPGKVSGPVSVKNGLSPLVTSAHRTLAEALRALPSAVGSPYPVNVPRPRTPLNPVIIAPPRTENFPYRHSPRLAPITNLSETGRKLLQEMAGVAPQEGKVNKKKKSKAKKELKQEKASKTQQMRNVGESKEDDKKEEKKSLRKRFLQWLLSKLRCSKK